The region TTCAGGCTGCATGAGGAGCCACAGTCACCACGatacacgggggggggggggggggggggggggaggacgggCAGGAAGGACTGCAGATGACTCTTCAGTTCCAGTTCAAAGGAGCTTTGACGCCTCCTATTGAAACCCTCTCCACAAAACACTGACTGCATCAAtttataaacacatacacacacacacacacacacacccaactttcactatacacacacacacacacctttatacAAGTGTGGAGCTCCTCCACCTGCCATTTAAGCTAATATACTGGAGAGGGTTTTCTAGTGTTTAAACGAGATTCTCTTTCACAGAAAGAACTTCACCACTGGGACTTTTGAGTTTCTGCAGTTTGCGTTGGGAGTCAGGTTGGGAGGAGGGATGCTAACCaaaggaaaataataattataatatataataaaataaaagacattcaAATACAGTCAGCTTTTTGCTTGAAAATACAAAACTACATGAGAAAgcattgaaataaaatccattgatcagaacatttaaaaaaagcccaagtgctccatcacacacacaatcttgcTTTTTATCCACACACAACAGAGCAACATCCGGCCATCTGTTGCCTAGTTATAACTGCCTGGACAGCCAATGGGGATGGCAGCTGCGAGGAAGCAGGAAGTCTCTTTGACAGCAGTTCTtgtgaggaggaagaagaagaagtgggCTGGGAGCCAAGGATTAACaccaggggaggggggggtgggggggaagagATCTTCACATGCTGCCAAAGTGGCACAGGCTGCCATCGACAGCCCCTCTCTGTATAGcccttctcctcttctttaTCTACAGACTGCAATAAGAAATACTTGAGGAATCTCTTGTGGCTGTTCTGTCAGTCAACCCTCAGCTCCACTGCTCCCTCTAGTGGAGTCAGTCTCCGCTGCAGCGTGTCTGACTGCAGCAGGCAGGAAGCTGCTTCCTCTGCTGCCTCTTACACCTCGATCCCATCCGAGAGCGCCGCAATCACAGAGTCTCTCTGGGTCCTTATGGCTGCAAGTGGATGTGTGCATGtaactgtgtgagtgtgtgtgtgtctatatggcTGTGTGCAATGTAATGTGTTTATATGCTTATGTGAAAGAGTGTAACTGGACTGGATTCCTTCAGTTATGCTGCAGCGTGTTGGACTCAATGGGCGGCGCTGAGTCATACAGagtgtctgtgtcgtgtgtggGCTCTCCGGCCAGAGTGCATGGGTTGGACAACGTTCCCGCTCCGCAGTCACAGAAAAACCTAAAAAGGGAACAGATAGAGAATTATGAACCAGTGTCCCTTCAAATAAGCAAATTCAATTGTTAAAACTACCCTTAAGGTACATAATGTAGTTAAAGTACAGTTTTCAgattgaaactttttttttcttcttcccccaacataaaaaaaataaataaaaaaaatcaggaaCTAAAAAATGTCTCACCGATCGTGCCGTATAAACTCTACATCGTGGCCTTGGTGGCATTTTTTGATGCAGTTTACACAGATGGCGTTCCTATCTGTTGTATTACAGGTGTGACATCTGgagagacaaaagacaaaacagattctttcatttacaaaaataaagacaaatgatTCATTGGGAGGATGGTTGGGTCCCCCCCCCAAATCGATACTTTtgaaacggtgccggtgcctgaaccgaaatatatttataataaatatataaatatatattttttaaagagcacaaaacgacagttggcgacattaaagaacggcttgtttaaggtcataattaaatgattgattaataacgttataacaataaattatttcaccagtaaattgctggtaaatgacaaaaacaagcaccaaatgggaaaagggtattttacaataacttaaaatgcaccacaaggttgttttttcgacaacggcagctgcagacagTTATGACCCGgggttggaatcctctacagggaaatacagtcacactttacaccgcttaacatAAACTgttagcattttaaccattgtgtttaatccagctactagctaacggtaacgtagcgtTCGTGCAGCGACACttctgaagtaaaaaaaaaaaaaaaaaaagtcagtcatcaaaataaggcaccgaaattttcgttcttattcggtctcgttactaccgtttatgtcagaaccggtgccctattggcgctgcatttcggtacccaaccctaaatgGGAGACAATTCCATACTACTTTGTGTATTTTGACAATTTATAAATACCTAATTTTACCATTTCTTAAAATCAACTATtaaatgtagggctgcaactaacaatttccattaaaggaacacgcagacttattgggactttgtcttattcaccgtatcccccagagtaagataagtccatacatacccttctcatctccgggcttgttgtaacgctgtctgacggccccaccactagcctagtttagcccagatcctggaggtaaccggctccaactagcctactgctccattaagtgacaaaataacaccaacattttccCATTTAcacgttgtgatttgtatagtcacagcgtgtacaaataacaaggtcacatgagacacagacatcttctaactgtatacataCTGGGGACTATTCTCCacagaaggtgaagcactgctacttctgctacttgggcggagtgatttgctcgcagcacctgagaagccccgtggtgaggagcagagagttcactggagttcgctcagagttaGAGTAATAGATCACTAGGCTAGTGgtggggcgtcagacagagttaccacacacactgagatgagaagggtatgtatggacttatccaagtctgggggttacggtgaataagctaaagtcccaataagtcagcgtgttcctttaatggaaattgttagttgcagccctacatttaACAACAGTTGATTTAAGAAATGGTAAAATAAGGTATTTTATTGGAGATTATTTGGTCTACAAAATCTGTTTGAAAAATGATCATGATATCttaaagcccaaggtgacatctttttgttttgtccaaccaacagtcttAAAACCCAAACAAAATGAAAGATATTAAATAACACATAAGAAGAACAAATATTTACAAACTGGAGCTGGATCAAGGTGGTGGTGACAGTCAATtgactatcaaaatagtttgtACAAATGGTACAAAGAATATGGTGTCCATTGACTTTTCGTTTAAGCTCTACTTTCCAATATCACTAAACGTTTTAGCTGATCTGGTTTACCTGTAGAAGTCATGCATGGGGTAACTGGTGTAGCTGGAGATCTTGTAGAGGCACTGTCCTCTGCTCACTGCCTTTTCAATGGCATCCTGGttattcagaatcttattatctgacagaggagggacagaaaatgtgtttagaaaGCAGACACAACCAACTTGTAGCCAGACATGACAAAGCTCTAATGCCCACAAAGTAGCTAGTTACCTTTCATGGTGACGTTGACTCCTGAGGCCAGAAACAAGCCTCCAAAGCGATTGTTGAAGATCTGGTTGCCCTCCAGCGTTGCTGTGGCGTGGTTAGTGATTTCTATACCTGGAGCAGGAAAAGAGAAGTCTATCATCAGCaccaaaaaggtgacaaacagATGTTATTTGTGCTTATACGGagcttattaaaataaaataaaaatggctaACCTGCTGCAAAGCCGTCAAAAATGCGGTTCTTGCGGAGTATTGGGTGGCTGTTGGTGCTGATCAGCACACCGGCCTGAGCGTTCCTGAAGATGTCGTTCTCTTCCAGCAAACCTTACAGggaaaaatatttaattgtttaAACTTTAGATATACAGGAGCAAATTGTAGTATGTCAATCTAAACACAAGTTCAATTGTACTATTAATTTTCAGACATATCTACCAAAAATGAAGAACACTTCAGAAGCTATGTGATGGCTGTCTGGCTGTTTGTCTTGTCGAAGATTGTGTCAAAGTACCTCTGCCTCCATTGAAGATGCAGATGCCTCCATCTCTGCCGTCATGAATCTTATTTCGTCTCAGTGTGGGGTTGCTGTCCGTCTTGATCCACACCCCGGCCATGGCATTGTCAAAGATCTCATTGTCCTCGATAAAGCCCAGACCTGTTGTATTAAACAGGATtagacatgcagacacacaataTGAGACAAACAGAGCTGTATAGTGAGTGAGAAATACAGACCTGAGTTGTAGACCAAAATCCCCCCATTCTGGCCTCCCCATATCTTGTTGCGCCTGATCTTTGGGTTGCTCCCGGTCCTGTCAAGAttcaacaaaaaatgtattgaattatTCACAACTGCGTGGAAAAAGAAAGCTAGAAAAATCAGTAATGTGCCCAAGCTTTAACGTAGAATCATCTCATCTAACATCAGTAAGTGCTTCAGTGAATACAATGCTAGGCGGTAAATCATTACCTTATTTGTACACCAGAGTACATGTGATTGTAGATGTCATTGTCTTCCAACACACCATGCCCATTGTCATAGAAATACACACCAACCTAAAAAAATAAGACCGATGATCACAACATTGAATAAACACAATGTTGCACAACAAAAAGATAATATAAATATGttaaatgctcatattatgctcattttcaggtacagaaattgtatttagaggttatatcagaataggtttacatggttaaaattttcataaaacaccatatttttgttggactgcagctcctcttttcaccctgtgtgttgagctctctgttttagctacagagtgagacctctcacttctgttccatctttgttgcaCATGCACTGCGCATgtggagtcgcacatgcgcagtagctaggtaaggacaactagctagtcagaagcagagtatgagggtgtgccatgctagcagctaggccaGCATTATAacaaattttatatatatatatatatatacacacacacacatatatatatatatatatatatatatatatatatatatatatatatatatatatatatatatatatatatatatatatatatatatatacacacacacacatatatatatatatatatacatacatatatatacacatttgttgcggcttttaaatgtcttatgtatccctgtacggtgtccttgagtgcagagaaaggcgcctttaaataaaatgtattaataataataataataataataataataataataacgtgtgttacaaagtgatgcacgttcgtcacggaagtaaaggctggactacaatagagctgtttggagcagtttgtgaacagcgttttctctggaagatgttaagtccctttgggtggactttgggctttttcactttgtaaacctataacgtgcacaaaaaaatataatgcaataaaaggaaagggaaaaagcataatatgagcactttaaaagagtTAAAACAGCACAGTAAGATGGTTGTAGCTATAAACCTTAgattcaaatgtttttcttcccagAACAGGAAGGTGGACAGAGGAAGTTAATTAAGGCTAAGCGAACTAAAGACCTTATTCAAATGATTGTTTCAAGTTTTCTCATTGCATTACTGCAGagaaaacatttttggaaaaacgTGTGACTAACCTAATAAGCAGAATAttcccattcacacacacaaaacacttgaAGATGCCAGATATTCTGTATGTGCACTTTTATTCAACTGTTGACGTGTCGAACCATAACCAGATTCCTTAAGAAACCAATAACTACGTatactttgtttatgtttgaaTGGCTTTAATTAGTGGGATACTTCTAACTATATTTACAGTGTTGCTGTCACTCAAATCAAATTGTCAAGTAATAGCAGCTCAAAAATGCAGTTTATCACTTTACTGCAGCTGCTTCTTACACAAGATGTCAAAAAGCAGGAGATTTCATTAGCTGAGAAAATGTAATCAGATTTCTCACAGCTTTATATGTGCAATGTTTGAccataggggctttccgacagtgcagttcttagaactaaacgttcctagaacacttttttcgtcgtgttctgACAGGAAAAaattggggatttttaagttcctctggcctcagtagcgtacttttttagctcctacttcagagcagggtcttttcccttttcctaggtgtacttgattggtcaaacttataagtcacgcccactgccaactcggaacttgcaggcagagcaacaattttcaccatcttattcatcattaaattcacttctgacaacgttttaggcgagaaattaactgtttagattttgaatataggcagtcttgcgaaaattgatgccgaattgacaatttgcttcaaagttttcggagttgagaacctccatgaagtgaggcgacagccagcaagcgcctgccccggcctctagctcatcgctcggccagtcttgctcagacacctcgttgtgagctggaggtctctcagaccgctctcgtaaaaagaggcttttatttcgccgttgacagTTTGTtcgtttaaatatcacaacacatgtccatcataagattaacgggaacctgtgattaactgtcttttcggagttaaactccacaagcgtgtcctgcggctcgccagccgtcacacacacacagcgcagcaggcagaggcggagtctgttccgagtataataaagccccgtctgtgttgagcaaaacattacgtgaattactacgagaatggacggaatgcggaactcggaaaagtggactgatgcggaggtgcaggcactgctggccatgtacggcctcctccatgctgctgcgttgttgttgttgttgttgttgttgttgttgttgttgttgttgtagtagtagtatgtggCCCATAAGGTCTAGTGACAATGccataaagaccgttgccgtgcttgcgtcactcccttacccctcctaccagtccctatggctaCTTGGCCCGttggaatgcaaacggaaaaaaagattttgggggagagtagttcttagaactgcttagaagtgtacttttcctctaaaaagtacaagtactatccggtcggaaagcacctcaTGTTCATTTTACCTGTTTTCCACTGTGGATGCGGTTCTTGCGGAGAACTGGAGTGCTGCCTGTGGTCACCCAGACTCCAGCCAATGTGTTGCTGTAAACCTCATTCTCCTCGATCACCCCCTGGCCTTTCTCGTGCTGAAACACAAAGCAGGatcagctgtaaaaaaaaaaaaaacatctgacaGGGGGAGTGTTGAAACttttattaaaaacagaaaaatgatcTGTTCTTCGTGGAAAAGgctttcatttgaaacaaatttAGGAGTGTATTTACCACATAGATGCCCCCATGCTGTCCATCGTGGATCTTGTTGTGTCGTACAATGGGGCAGCTGTTGGTTCGGATCTGGATTCCCGCCAGGGCGTTACCATAGATATCGTTGCTCTCTATCAAACCCCGTCCATCTCCAAATATGTACACCCCTCCTTGGTTACCGTTGAATATAGCATTTCCCCtggatatatacatatatataaaaaaaacagtcacaaTCTTGGAATAGACATGCACatggaagagacagagacatcaAATTTCCTACACAACCATGTATTTTTCCGTATCAATATCCGCCATGTTGACCTTAACATAATTTGCTGTCCCGAAGGGAAGTGTGTTTGCTCACCGAATCGTTGGGTCACTGTTGGACGTGATCCACACACCAGCAAAGTTATTGGCATAGATTTTGTTCTCTATAAACTGTCCCCGCCCCTTTTCGTGGACGTAGATGCCTCCCGTTTGGCCATGATGGATCTCACAACGCACCACTGTGGGGTTTGCGTAGGCCTTCACCTCAAAGCCTGCTATGCGGTTTCTGTGGATGTTGCAGTTCTCAAAGTAACCCTGAAACACAAAAAAGACGAATTAGATGGGCAGTGATGTTCTTCAAGTAAAATGTACGCATAGTTGCTGAGTATTTACCATGCCGTGATCGAAGGTGAACACTCCAACGTCTCGTCCGTGGTGGATGTGGTTACGTCTTATGATGGGATTACCGTGGTTTTTCACCCAAATTCCTGCTAGCGCATTGTTGCTGATTTCATTGTCTTCATAAATGCCCTgggaaagaggagaagaaagagtcAGAAGCCTGTGTGAACATTTGTGTGGTATGCGTGTGCATCTATGGCAAACAataagtgttagtgttacagaAGGAAAAGTCATTTTTACCTGTGCGTGATCTGTAATGTACAGTCCTACGTTCTCGCAGTCACTGATGTTGCAGTGTTTGATGGTTGGACATGCTCCCtggccactcacacacacagctgaaccCACtaaacacagaagaaaaaaaagaagcgtCACACTACAGCAGCTCTGCAAAGTAATGATCACCACCATTATCCATTGACCAACAGTCAAAAAACCCAAAAGATATTAAATCTAAAATTACATTAACAGACAAAAGCAACACTTAACATAAGAAGCAGAAACCAGCATAAGTTTGCTGGTTTGGTTTTTATAAAGACTTTGACCATTTATTGGTACATTTTCTGCTAATTGACACAATCTTTTTGAGTGCCATATAGTATACACCcatgtttatacagtatatcagacGCGAGGGTAACTGCTCGCCAAAAATGTATAATGACGTAGATACTATCGGTACTAGTTCTCTGGAATCCTTGAGGAAACAACAGTTTAGGGCTAATTGAAGTGCACATTAACACATAACCAAGACCATGGATTTACCGGCTAGaaaatagaatatatatatatatacacaaaaagtAATACTGTCATCTCAGTACTGGCCACTAACTcatcaacaaaaaaataaataaaaaaggttattATATTTTTCAGGTAGCTGTAGATGCCACACACTATGAATCACTCCCAAGACATACAATTTATTGATGCTAAATGTGCCATGACATTTAGGCTCCACGAAGACGATAATATAAAAGACACGACTCAGGCTGATGGAAACTAAGCATCAATACACAAGGGCTTGTATTATTCCGTGCAATACTGGCACAGATTTTTCAAGATTTCACATTGCAGGAACCCAAGAACAAATGGGGTTTCATTGACACGAACAAACTGTCATAATAAAAGTAGTTGccaaaattttttttaaaaaaaatactgctcCGGGGGGTTTTGGTTTTCAGTCCAAGACCCACATGACAAATTTAGTCTCTCATCCTGGGACATAATGAACACACTAATTATTTAGTGAAATACAACAATTAGGGACACCGAGAACCGCGGCTCTAAACTGTTCATACAGGGGTACACGCAAACACTTGTACAAGACTATGCAAAACAATGCAAGACCCCTGCAGGAAATGTTGCCTCTGTCAACTCTTTTTCAAGTGTTAATGTCATGGTGTTCTGCCAAAGTAACAAGTGGTCAGTGTGTACATTACCTGTGCATGTGGAGCGGATGATGCAGTGGTCAATGTTGGGGCTGCAGTTGACTGTGATCTCCAGACAGTGGTGGGCGTTATGGTGCTGCGCCGACTTGTCATCAGGATTAAACTGAGGAGAGAAGAGCAGCAGAGGTCAGACAGTGGCTTTCGTTACTGACAACACATCAAGCTTTTTTACACCCACCACATCCACACTGGACTCTCCCTAGTGGAGCATTAGTGTGATGAATACTTGTAGCTGATAACAGGATATAACTAGGAAACAGTGTCATGTAaagagtgatttttttttttttttggtaactGAAGAAGTTGCAGATATAACCTTTTCATTCTTAAATAAATTTCTCAGAGATTACAAATTGTTATAGCTGGTTTAACTCTACATACAAAACTACCCAAATAACCAACATAGATGTGAAAAACGTTACACCTTTCTGTAATTGGCATTGTATGAAATTGAGTTAAACTAAATTAGTTAAATTAAGTCCACTTCCTCAGCTCTGTAGTATGGTACATGGTTCATATTATAGACTTTTCAAGCGGAAATTGAAAACATGAGGATGAAGCAGCATAGAGCTGTACCAATATCAGGCCATCATTTTTTTGCAAGTTCTACAAAGCAAAACATCTTTTATAGGTTGGTCACAACGTCCTTTCCCAATACCCAAAACGGCAAAGACAAAGTTTCTAGTTGAGCACAAAATTTTGGTTTTGTTAGCTGTTGTATGAGCATTGTTACAAGGCCCGTGTTTGTTGTACGCCTCGTTTGTGGTTCTTACTTACAGAAACCCAGGAGCCTCCATTTGGGAAATAATTATATCCTCAACTATGAATAAGTAATAAATTAGAGACTAAGCTGGACTTTGCCACTGTGACTACATAGCTTAACAATGGAGCCCTGTGATGAGACTATAAAACAAGGTCTTTAATATACAGCCAGTCTTCAAGTGTTTCAAAAGAGGTAAAAATCAAGGGAAAGATGAGATCTTTGTTTACCTTGATGGTCATGTACCCCACATAGGCATCCTCTGAGCCCTCCATGAAGACAAACGTTGAGTCTCTAGTATTTTCTATCACCACTTTGTCTGCTACTTTACCGGGAGCTGAGGGGAAAACAGAGAACACTCATTAACACCCTCATACGtatggacacaaacacagctgaGAGTGTATCCCATCTTAAGAAAGATATCGATTGTATGCGGCACAAGCATCAAGGTAATGTCTTAAGTACTTTCCAGTGAAGGAAACATGCTTACCTGCACCAATCATGGTGATGGGGGACTCTATATAAATCCACTCATCTGTATAGATGCCAGAGTGGACAAAGATTAGACCGTCAAAGTGGGCCTCTTGTACTCCACCCAGCGCATCCTCAATGGTGTCATAATACTGCAGGAGAAAGGTGCAAACACTTTCAGGCAAGATATATACACACCTACAATTCATCACAAAGCAGTTTGGAAAAGCAAGCAGGTTTACATTAGCTATGCTTTACATAAACGTGCATGCCATGGCCAATGAAATGTATCCTAAAGGATTTCTCTTTTAGCTATGACTTACCAGCATATTCTCTCTGCCTTTGTATCTGCCGGGGTTACTGTAGAAATGTTCAGCAAAGCCTGGTTTTACATGAGCACCTTTGTACTGCAACAcagaaaacaccaaagtcaAGTTTCTGGAGGATATGGTCCTCATACAAGGTATCACACTAATCTTTTGCTAGTATAGCAAAAATGTTTGACTCAAAATGATTATATATTTAGGTGCAAGAAGGTTTCTGAATAGAAAACAAATAGTCAAAAAAAGCAAATTGAATGTGCTACACAAGAGGGTAGCACAAAAACCAACACAGTCATATGAGTGTTTCCTGCCGTTTTTGGATTGCGACCctttaaaacaaagcaatgtTTGTTTATGACCCATGGTTGTGAACAATTCAACCACAGGaggggtttttttttccctaaaaaaaagaaggtaaaattgtcttttttaagtttagttactgaaaaaaaggacaaaagttTTGTACATCATGAATACTTTTCTGGTTCCTGTACTATTAACCATCCTGCAAACTCCAAATTAGGAACCACCTGGGTCTACAGACTAACAATGTATGCAAAGATAGATTTCAGAGTCTATGTATGTATGAGTATGATTACAATACATGCAACAGCAAAACACTGCCACTTTCATTTCTAGACATCACAATTATAAGCCACTAACAGTAAGAGGTAGGACTCCTGCAAAAGCTAAAGGGTCAAGTGATcattatgaaaaacaaaatgcaatttgtatgACTGCAATCATCAATGTTTCATTTTCACTAAACCTCATTAATCCTCTCCCATTAGTCTAGAGTGTCTTAGATGAAGTTTAGTCTGAGAAAAGCTAAATTGACTTAATTAGATGAGATACACATACTATTGTTGACATAGCCTAAGAACAACAATGTTGTCACATGTACACGTCACACTGATCTGTCTGTGAATGAACTGAAAGAATTCATTGTGAGACTGAACTTCtgagaaatactgtatgtgcagttaaaaaaagaagcagtttTGACAGCTACTGGTCGAGAAAAGACACTAAGGAACAGCTTGAAACATTCTGAGTAGCATGTTGGCGTTTCCAGAAAATAATGACATGAGATTAAACACAAGCACTAAAAGTACTAAGAAGAAATGTCAAGTTCTTCCGACAGgtaatttttcatttaattgcTTAAAGTTGTCTAATCAAGCGCATTTTCCTTAGTGCTTATCCATGTTTTATAGTGATAGCTATGCTTCCATTTCTCCCTGTAcatattgacattttatttatgtgtgtgtctgcgccaAGCATGACTTTACAGGTACTCCTTTTCTCCAGGTCAGATATTATTACCTTAGTAAGTGGCATGGATTTTATTACAAGGCTATGTAGGACTTTTCAGAACTGcaaatagtttattttgaataaaGAGAGATTGTAAggagacaataaaataaatcaagtcTGTGCAAAAATATTGATGCTCTTCATAGAGCTCTTTCTTCTTCACTGTATAACACCACACAGACAACTATGAGGGTAAACTTACCAGCTGTTGGAAGCTCTCCTTCCAGGGGTTTGGGTGTTCATGCTCCTCGGGGCTGACTTGAAAGAATCTGCCTGGCTCAGGATGCATCATGGGACGTGTGTACTCAAACACCTCCATGTATAGACGCTTCCTAGAATATTAAATACCAGATGAAACAAATTTCAGTTGGctgcattttaattaaaatacaagTTTTAATGCCTTCAGCAGCACTGACCATAGGATTGGGTCGTTGGCTAACTGGCTGAATCTCTTGCAGACACAAGCTGCCTGACAGAGGTCCTGTTCCAGTAAGTAGGAAAAGATCTTCAAAACAACCTCATCTGGAAGCTTCTGCTGCAGATATTGCTCTGCTGGGGctgctaaaaacacacacacacacacacacagtgtaagctttaggaaaataaatgtttcactCCAAGCACATTGAACTATGGAGTCATGCTATTTAATGGATTGCAAAGTAATAAAATTTAccagcacacacagaaaaatcaataatgattaaataaaaaaataaaaaaaggagaaaaaaagctaACGCTCTCCTTGCTCCAGCTGCGGAGATTAAACACACACCTGGCAGGTCGTGGCTCTTACCGGACACTCGTGCCCGCTTGGCTCGATGGCCAAAGGCCTCTGTTGATGAAGTGGAAGCTCCCTGTAAAAGAGGGGAAATAGGATATCAACTTCATGCCAGGATTTATGCACTAAGTAATCGACTGGAAAATGTACTGCTCTGCTACAAAATCATTGTTCTTTCAAAAGAGGACACAATCAATCAGCAAATCCCTCTGATTCACACAATGAAGTCTGTAGACATGCACACTGCAGtcaatgcacacaaaaaatgcACTTTAATGTTTCAGTCTAACCTCCATTGGGCCCTTGCTGGGGCAGGCAGAGGCGGTGGCAGAGGCAGCAGCGGTTCTCTTGGGAAGCAGGGTCTTGCGTCGAAGCTGGTAGGGACTGTTCTGAGCTCCTGGACCGGACTCCTCAATAGCcatctctgctgcagctgctgcaggagcCTCCTCATCTGgacaaaaaggaaaacagaTTTCTTTCATAGAGACCACTTTCTCAAGAGGCACTTTAATGCACAAAGCTGCAGTT is a window of Sander vitreus isolate 19-12246 chromosome 21, sanVit1, whole genome shotgun sequence DNA encoding:
- the fbxo11b gene encoding F-box only protein 11 isoform X5, which gives rise to MNSVRATNRRPRRVSRPRPVQPERNNGDRDEEAPAAAAAEMAIEESGPGAQNSPYQLRRKTLLPKRTAAASATASACPSKGPMEGASTSSTEAFGHRAKRARVSGKSHDLPAAPAEQYLQQKLPDEVVLKIFSYLLEQDLCQAACVCKRFSQLANDPILWKRLYMEVFEYTRPMMHPEPGRFFQVSPEEHEHPNPWKESFQQLYKGAHVKPGFAEHFYSNPGRYKGRENMLYYDTIEDALGGVQEAHFDGLIFVHSGIYTDEWIYIESPITMIGAAPGKVADKVVIENTRDSTFVFMEGSEDAYVGYMTIKFNPDDKSAQHHNAHHCLEITVNCSPNIDHCIIRSTCTVGSAVCVSGQGACPTIKHCNISDCENVGLYITDHAQGIYEDNEISNNALAGIWVKNHGNPIIRRNHIHHGRDVGVFTFDHGMGYFENCNIHRNRIAGFEVKAYANPTVVRCEIHHGQTGGIYVHEKGRGQFIENKIYANNFAGVWITSNSDPTIRGNAIFNGNQGGVYIFGDGRGLIESNDIYGNALAGIQIRTNSCPIVRHNKIHDGQHGGIYVHEKGQGVIEENEVYSNTLAGVWVTTGSTPVLRKNRIHSGKQVGVYFYDNGHGVLEDNDIYNHMYSGVQIRTGSNPKIRRNKIWGGQNGGILVYNSGLGFIEDNEIFDNAMAGVWIKTDSNPTLRRNKIHDGRDGGICIFNGGRGTLTQSSTRQTARQPSHSF